The following proteins are co-located in the Micromonospora viridifaciens genome:
- a CDS encoding FAD-dependent monooxygenase, whose protein sequence is MHPSRPIIVAGAGVGGLTAALALARHGLPVEVYERRTAEEIRTAPGSGLTLWSNASTPLGWLGLGERLLDAAERVVEIRNFDSRGRVRFTMRTHPYIWPDALPSLSIGRMDLAAILLAACAERGVPVHHGRRVTGYRQSGDGVEVLLDGGTATGGALIGADGVRSSVLTQLRGEVPGIYLGRTTYRGVCAGTAGLVPEVPLLFHDEQTRIGGGVYPIGGDRAAWTLSWKAPAGEREQPGREHEHAVRLARVLPAVLRDRVARTPAEAIIRTDIWYHEWHEDWGDGVVTLLGDAAHAMPNDLGQGACQAVEDAVVLADALAAGDLSGPAGVAAALRAYERRRYERVRWVRQQSVQVATAAEPRSALARWLMGKLTRLYLALAEKKMWQQMQQPPELTTHPTRVGS, encoded by the coding sequence ATGCATCCGAGTAGGCCGATCATCGTCGCCGGGGCCGGGGTGGGCGGGCTCACCGCCGCGCTCGCCCTGGCCCGCCACGGCCTGCCCGTGGAGGTGTACGAGCGGCGTACCGCCGAGGAGATCCGCACCGCCCCGGGCAGCGGCCTGACCCTGTGGAGCAACGCCTCCACCCCGCTGGGCTGGCTGGGCCTCGGTGAGCGCCTGCTGGACGCCGCCGAGCGGGTGGTGGAGATCCGCAATTTCGACTCGCGAGGGCGGGTGCGGTTCACCATGCGTACCCACCCGTACATCTGGCCCGACGCGCTGCCGTCGCTGTCGATCGGGCGGATGGACCTCGCGGCGATCCTGCTCGCCGCCTGCGCCGAGCGGGGCGTACCGGTGCACCACGGCCGCCGGGTCACCGGCTACCGGCAGAGCGGCGACGGCGTCGAGGTGCTTCTGGACGGCGGCACCGCGACCGGCGGGGCGCTGATCGGCGCGGACGGGGTCCGCTCCAGCGTGCTCACCCAACTGCGTGGCGAGGTGCCCGGGATCTACCTGGGCCGGACCACCTACCGCGGGGTGTGCGCCGGCACGGCGGGGCTCGTGCCCGAGGTGCCGTTGCTCTTCCACGACGAGCAGACCCGGATCGGCGGTGGCGTCTACCCGATCGGCGGGGACCGGGCCGCCTGGACGCTGTCCTGGAAGGCGCCCGCCGGCGAGCGGGAGCAGCCCGGCCGGGAGCACGAGCACGCCGTACGGCTGGCCCGGGTGCTGCCGGCGGTGCTGCGCGACCGGGTGGCGCGTACGCCCGCCGAGGCGATCATCCGGACCGACATCTGGTACCACGAGTGGCACGAGGACTGGGGCGACGGCGTGGTCACCCTGCTCGGCGACGCCGCCCACGCGATGCCCAACGACCTGGGCCAGGGCGCCTGCCAGGCCGTCGAGGACGCGGTGGTGCTGGCCGACGCCCTCGCCGCCGGTGACCTGTCCGGCCCGGCCGGCGTCGCCGCCGCGCTACGCGCCTACGAACGCCGCCGCTACGAGCGGGTCCGGTGGGTACGCCAGCAGTCCGTCCAGGTCGCCACCGCCGCCGAGCCGCGCAGCGCCCTGGCCCGGTGGCTGATGGGCAAGCTGACCCGCCTCTACCTCGCCCTGGCCGAGAAGAAAATGTGGCAGCAGATGCAGCAGCCCCCCGAGCTGACCACCCACCCCACCCGCGTCGGCTCCTGA